One Aerococcus urinaeequi DNA segment encodes these proteins:
- a CDS encoding tetratricopeptide repeat protein, translating to MDQLVNEFITYIQQNEIEKANVVFEKILGQLEKEDAQVMAQTGYSLAQLGFVDYANEIYTVGENRFPEEDSWILLKGELALDNGQVEESIDELLKITLESPLYVDALLLQADAYQMYNLPEVALVKLSEARELAPNQPVILYGIAELRFQQGEFQQALPLYERLLQSEETPESLFETIEAHFAYAKAATGDFEEAIELIEATPENDRTDEQQEQLAFYYVETENFEKANTILEALYEDDKLSDGLLAVFAQVKNAFHDHDGALEMIDKAILVNPYEARLYFQKAEFAQQIGNRETAREALELALDIDPDYGQALVLLLQLLIDDEDYGTARALIQDMDEKGIEFDRYVWMKAKVFQELEEFDFANQAYTDAYPQLKEDTSFLHDYFDFLREAGDWRRIEAIFKEQSDLAQRPDFQDVYESLQDWLAENEGF from the coding sequence TTGGACCAATTAGTGAATGAATTTATTACGTATATACAGCAAAATGAGATTGAAAAGGCCAATGTGGTTTTTGAAAAAATCTTAGGACAGCTTGAAAAAGAAGATGCCCAAGTCATGGCACAAACGGGATACAGCCTGGCGCAATTAGGCTTTGTGGATTATGCCAATGAGATTTATACAGTGGGAGAAAACAGATTTCCTGAGGAAGATTCATGGATCTTATTGAAGGGTGAGTTAGCCCTAGATAATGGACAAGTGGAAGAATCGATTGATGAATTACTGAAAATTACGCTGGAATCACCATTATATGTGGATGCGTTATTACTACAAGCGGATGCTTATCAAATGTATAATTTGCCGGAAGTGGCCTTGGTCAAATTGAGTGAAGCGCGGGAATTAGCGCCAAACCAACCGGTGATTTTATATGGGATTGCGGAATTACGGTTCCAACAGGGTGAATTCCAACAAGCCTTGCCGTTATATGAGCGGTTATTGCAGTCTGAAGAGACACCGGAATCTTTATTTGAAACTATTGAAGCCCATTTTGCTTATGCTAAGGCGGCAACGGGGGACTTTGAAGAAGCCATTGAATTAATTGAAGCGACACCTGAAAATGATCGGACAGATGAGCAACAAGAACAATTAGCCTTCTATTATGTGGAAACAGAAAACTTTGAAAAAGCCAATACCATTTTAGAGGCCTTGTATGAGGACGATAAATTATCGGACGGGTTACTAGCGGTTTTTGCTCAAGTGAAGAATGCCTTTCATGACCATGATGGGGCTTTGGAGATGATCGACAAGGCTATTTTGGTGAACCCATATGAAGCTCGTTTGTATTTCCAAAAGGCTGAATTTGCTCAACAAATTGGAAACCGGGAGACGGCTCGAGAGGCTTTGGAATTGGCTTTAGATATCGATCCTGACTACGGCCAGGCTTTAGTATTGCTACTGCAATTATTGATTGATGACGAGGACTACGGAACAGCCCGAGCCTTGATTCAAGATATGGATGAAAAAGGGATCGAGTTCGACCGTTATGTTTGGATGAAGGCTAAAGTCTTCCAAGAGTTAGAAGAATTTGACTTTGCTAACCAAGCCTACACCGATGCTTACCCACAGTTGAAAGAAGATACGTCCTTCTTACATGACTATTTCGATTTCTTACGAGAAGCAGGGGACTGGCGCCGAATTGAAGCAATCTTTAAAGAACAAAGTGACTTAGCCCAAAGACCAGACTTCCAAGATGTTTATGAAAGTTTACAAGATTGGTTGGCTGAAAATGAAGGTTTTTAA
- a CDS encoding pyridoxal phosphate-dependent aminotransferase, which yields MELANRIKKMQGSQTSAAAAKARALQAQGIDVISLAVGEPDFNTPNYILEQVKEDMSAGRGHHYTDSTGITALKQAIIDYHAEYDKVNYTLDQVFIADGAKMVLYYTFQSLLNEGDEVLIPAPYWVSYVDQVKMADGVPVIFETSSSDNFRITPELLDQHVTDKTKLLVLNTPSNPTGAIMSEEDARAVAQYCLDHNILVVADEIYYRLVYNGHQSQSIAAISPEVKENTIVINGFSKAYAMTGWRLGYALADNKYVGAFAKLASQINSNPAGISQFAALAALTGPREEAVEAMRKEFENRLNAAYEEVLTIPGFRLDFKPQGAFYLFPDATETARLCGYESVTDLANAFIDEAHVVGVPGVAFGKADHIRFSYATNEETFAEAMKRIREFVQGKMAK from the coding sequence ATGGAATTAGCAAATAGAATTAAAAAAATGCAGGGGTCACAAACATCAGCTGCTGCAGCTAAGGCTCGTGCACTACAAGCACAAGGAATTGACGTCATCTCACTAGCAGTAGGGGAACCAGATTTTAACACCCCAAACTATATCCTAGAACAAGTAAAAGAGGATATGTCTGCAGGGCGCGGTCACCATTACACCGATTCAACTGGGATTACAGCTTTAAAGCAAGCCATCATTGACTATCATGCTGAATATGATAAGGTCAACTACACGTTAGATCAAGTCTTTATTGCCGATGGGGCGAAGATGGTCCTTTATTACACTTTCCAATCCCTTTTAAACGAGGGGGATGAAGTCTTAATCCCAGCACCTTACTGGGTGAGCTATGTGGATCAAGTGAAGATGGCAGACGGGGTACCAGTGATTTTTGAAACATCATCAAGTGATAACTTTAGAATCACCCCAGAATTGTTAGACCAACATGTGACTGACAAAACAAAATTACTAGTCTTAAATACACCGTCAAACCCAACAGGGGCGATTATGAGTGAAGAAGACGCCCGCGCAGTAGCCCAATACTGTTTAGACCACAACATCCTAGTGGTTGCCGATGAAATATACTACCGTTTAGTCTACAACGGCCATCAATCACAATCGATTGCAGCTATTTCACCGGAAGTTAAAGAAAATACCATCGTGATTAATGGTTTCTCAAAAGCCTATGCGATGACAGGTTGGCGTTTAGGCTATGCCTTAGCGGACAACAAATATGTTGGTGCTTTTGCTAAATTGGCTAGTCAAATCAACTCAAACCCAGCAGGTATCAGTCAATTTGCAGCCTTAGCCGCCTTAACTGGTCCTCGTGAAGAGGCCGTTGAAGCCATGCGTAAAGAATTTGAAAACCGCCTAAATGCGGCCTACGAAGAAGTATTAACGATTCCGGGCTTTAGGTTAGATTTCAAACCGCAAGGGGCATTTTACCTATTCCCAGATGCAACTGAAACTGCTAGATTATGTGGCTATGAATCAGTAACTGACTTAGCCAATGCCTTCATCGATGAAGCACATGTTGTTGGTGTGCCTGGTGTGGCCTTTGGAAAGGCAGACCATATTCGTTTTTCATACGCAACCAACGAAGAAACATTTGCAGAAGCCATGAAACGTATCCGTGAATTTGTCCAAGGGAAAATGGCTAAATAA
- the dapB gene encoding 4-hydroxy-tetrahydrodipicolinate reductase — MMRVLVTGFLGRMGSTAANMVINHEGFELVALANNDLNKQADRVAEWSDKAPVFESIQDAISQVDIDVAIDFTIPAAAYQNTKYYIEHNIHPVVGTTGFTDAEIEELTALSEAKKLGGLIAPNFAIGSVLMQVFSAKAAKYLPDVEITEIHHNQKLDAPSGTAEKTAKLIYEARGEHVSGHPDETESMPGARGADFHGIRIHSLRLPGYNSHQIVQFGGVGEALTIRQDSFDRNSYMPGVALAVEKVGELDGLIYGLEHLLDD; from the coding sequence ATTATGCGCGTATTAGTAACAGGATTTTTAGGTAGAATGGGTTCCACAGCCGCCAACATGGTCATTAACCATGAAGGATTTGAATTGGTGGCTTTAGCCAATAATGATTTAAACAAGCAAGCAGACCGAGTAGCTGAATGGTCAGATAAGGCGCCAGTTTTTGAAAGCATTCAAGATGCGATTAGCCAAGTTGATATTGATGTAGCCATCGACTTTACGATTCCAGCTGCAGCTTATCAAAATACCAAATACTATATTGAACATAATATTCACCCGGTAGTTGGTACAACTGGTTTTACTGATGCAGAAATTGAAGAATTAACGGCTTTATCTGAAGCAAAAAAATTGGGTGGTTTAATTGCACCGAATTTCGCCATTGGGTCAGTATTGATGCAAGTCTTCTCAGCTAAGGCGGCTAAATATTTACCAGACGTAGAAATTACTGAAATTCATCACAATCAAAAATTGGATGCCCCAAGTGGTACGGCCGAAAAAACAGCTAAATTAATTTATGAAGCACGCGGTGAGCATGTTTCTGGACATCCAGATGAAACAGAATCAATGCCAGGCGCACGTGGCGCTGATTTCCACGGCATCCGCATCCATTCATTACGTTTACCAGGCTACAACTCACACCAAATCGTACAATTCGGCGGTGTTGGGGAAGCCTTAACTATCCGTCAAGATTCATTCGACCGTAACTCATACATGCCCGGCGTAGCATTGGCAGTTGAAAAAGTGGGCGAATTAGACGGTTTAATCTATGGTTTGGAGCACTTATTAGATGACTAA
- the nth gene encoding endonuclease III — protein MEEEGLAVTELPLKTKAETIAILDELDKLYPNPKTMLDYQTPFQLVIAVLMSAQTTDVAVNKVTPDLFAKYPDPDHMAEADLADLESYIKTIGLYHNKAKNMKKTAIILRDEFNGQVPKTREELIQLPGVGRKTANVVLSEAFGIPTIAVDTHVERVTKRMGIVDPDASVRQTEETLMAKIPKERWRDAHHQFIYFGREYCTARNPKCASDPRITFCECRKLK, from the coding sequence ATGGAAGAGGAGGGCTTAGCTGTGACTGAATTACCTTTAAAAACCAAAGCAGAAACAATCGCTATCCTAGATGAGTTAGATAAACTATACCCCAACCCAAAAACCATGTTGGACTATCAAACCCCATTCCAATTAGTGATAGCGGTTCTGATGTCCGCGCAAACGACTGATGTGGCGGTCAATAAAGTGACGCCCGACTTATTTGCTAAGTATCCGGACCCAGACCATATGGCTGAAGCGGACTTAGCAGATTTAGAATCCTATATAAAAACGATTGGTCTTTACCATAACAAGGCCAAGAATATGAAGAAGACAGCCATCATACTTCGCGACGAATTCAATGGACAGGTACCCAAAACCCGGGAAGAATTGATACAATTACCTGGTGTTGGTCGGAAAACAGCCAACGTCGTCTTAAGTGAAGCCTTTGGGATCCCGACAATCGCGGTCGATACCCACGTTGAACGGGTGACCAAGCGGATGGGCATTGTCGACCCGGATGCCAGCGTTAGACAAACGGAAGAAACCTTGATGGCGAAAATCCCTAAAGAAAGATGGCGAGATGCCCACCACCAATTCATTTATTTTGGCCGAGAATACTGCACTGCCCGTAATCCTAAATGTGCATCTGACCCGAGGATTACTTTCTGTGAATGTCGAAAGCTCAAATAA
- a CDS encoding exonuclease domain-containing protein encodes MTTTYAVLDLETTGSTYDNGDRIIQIGVAFVQNGQVVDQFATDIFPNQEIPREITKLTGITNEQVKRAPKFEAVAEFLWQKLSNTVIVAHNIGFDYKFLDKSFQAHGYPAMTHDRVDTVEMVRTLFPTADSYKLGEFCLAHGIQLENAHTAIDDAVATAHILIMCQEKVATMPVELFAQLQPFLHYFIGQTGDYMALWFKDHKGAKRPYEYIAPFVLNPKSANFHIFPAGFGTKEASYLQAGDLKVIEANHGVSLAPFQKIMVKDVAPFFYEQATTSTDTNKTPKYAFLTANAGVGKSLAYVVSALSADDTASQQTGAKSGVNNGQTQVVISTSTVILQHQFLDKTVQLAANLLGKPLKTVILKGQNHFIQLTKLQKYIQQLKQHPESALKRDVLISVALFVWLHETETGDLHELNPGLNNELYWQNVNRQSKGSRNDEIQRWADYAFYERHVTEAKSADIVILNHAYFVYHYQDLIDQAILTEEAKVIIDECHQLPVTVHQQQIKTFQSKEVEETLTAMERTVHRLMDKVVTNNVKIQAVDKLYHVEKNLQEAWGNLDRFIDQISDRFQTKSYYQRHTAQKSYYIAHDYYLVANWRESAQKAVTAMSKMVSPLKVIARQLYQMEILTKRAYQQILGQLNQYDYAIQIWLETTKSSENYYADLQVNFGKHNVQVTIDRKLYTSQSHLAAIFQAIPCKMLLVSASLEIVRSKNMIQSLFGIEDFAWYSFMEDSYTQQFVQGRNHQVRGYYLKDFLSIDKYNEDQAAMVIADLVETLWTNRKTMRKIQVFFQSRSLMRATQFEMKQRMTRSDYGNLIVQNNQRNLDRLARQYEDSSRAILFAVASFQEGVHLNAKTDAFVLTRLPFSAPDTPDELAKQDYLKSLGDNYFDDVALPDMLMNLTQIFGRMAASGSQDAIFISLDKRLEKAAYADQIADVMPDALNMQTVKLQELKQID; translated from the coding sequence GTGACAACCACTTATGCGGTTCTGGACTTAGAAACAACAGGATCTACATATGATAACGGTGACCGCATTATTCAAATTGGGGTGGCCTTTGTTCAGAACGGGCAGGTTGTGGATCAATTTGCTACGGATATCTTTCCTAACCAAGAAATTCCACGTGAAATTACCAAGTTGACCGGGATTACTAATGAACAAGTCAAGCGGGCGCCAAAGTTTGAAGCAGTTGCAGAATTCCTTTGGCAAAAGCTGTCCAACACGGTCATTGTTGCCCATAATATTGGCTTTGATTACAAATTTTTAGACAAGAGCTTCCAAGCTCACGGCTACCCGGCTATGACCCATGACCGGGTAGATACTGTGGAAATGGTGCGGACCCTTTTCCCAACGGCAGATTCCTATAAACTTGGTGAATTCTGTCTAGCCCACGGCATCCAACTTGAAAATGCCCATACGGCCATTGATGATGCAGTGGCAACCGCCCATATTTTGATTATGTGTCAGGAAAAAGTAGCCACCATGCCAGTCGAGTTATTCGCCCAGCTTCAGCCATTCTTACATTATTTTATCGGGCAAACCGGCGACTACATGGCCTTATGGTTTAAAGACCACAAGGGGGCCAAACGTCCTTACGAATACATCGCGCCATTTGTCTTGAATCCAAAATCAGCCAATTTTCATATTTTTCCTGCTGGCTTTGGGACAAAAGAAGCTAGCTATTTACAAGCTGGTGATTTAAAGGTGATTGAAGCCAATCACGGGGTAAGCTTAGCTCCCTTTCAAAAGATCATGGTCAAAGATGTAGCACCATTTTTCTATGAACAAGCGACCACTTCTACAGACACGAATAAAACACCTAAATACGCCTTTTTAACGGCCAATGCAGGCGTTGGAAAATCCTTGGCCTACGTGGTATCGGCCTTATCAGCTGATGATACGGCTAGTCAACAAACTGGGGCTAAGTCTGGGGTAAATAACGGGCAAACTCAAGTGGTCATTTCAACCTCAACAGTGATCTTACAGCACCAGTTCTTGGATAAAACGGTCCAATTAGCGGCCAACCTATTAGGCAAACCTTTGAAAACCGTGATTTTAAAAGGACAAAACCACTTTATCCAGTTGACGAAATTGCAGAAATACATCCAACAGTTAAAGCAACATCCAGAATCGGCCTTAAAACGAGATGTCTTAATTTCAGTGGCACTTTTTGTCTGGTTGCATGAAACTGAAACAGGTGACTTGCATGAACTGAATCCTGGCTTAAATAATGAGCTTTACTGGCAAAATGTCAATCGCCAATCAAAAGGCAGCCGAAATGATGAAATTCAACGGTGGGCAGATTATGCTTTCTATGAACGACATGTGACGGAAGCCAAATCTGCAGATATCGTGATTTTAAACCACGCTTACTTTGTCTACCATTACCAAGATTTAATTGACCAAGCTATTTTGACAGAAGAAGCTAAGGTCATTATTGATGAATGCCATCAATTACCAGTCACCGTCCATCAACAACAGATAAAGACCTTCCAATCGAAAGAGGTGGAGGAAACTTTAACGGCGATGGAACGAACGGTGCATCGGTTGATGGACAAGGTAGTCACCAACAATGTGAAAATCCAGGCAGTCGACAAACTCTACCATGTGGAGAAAAATTTACAGGAAGCCTGGGGCAATTTAGACCGGTTTATCGATCAAATTTCAGATAGATTCCAAACCAAGTCTTACTACCAACGGCATACGGCGCAAAAATCCTATTATATTGCACATGACTATTATCTAGTAGCCAATTGGCGTGAGTCGGCCCAAAAGGCGGTTACAGCCATGTCTAAGATGGTGTCACCATTGAAGGTCATTGCGAGACAGCTATACCAAATGGAAATTTTGACCAAGCGGGCCTACCAGCAAATACTTGGCCAGTTAAACCAGTACGATTACGCAATTCAAATCTGGCTAGAAACAACTAAATCAAGTGAAAATTATTATGCGGACTTACAAGTCAACTTCGGCAAACACAATGTCCAAGTGACCATTGACCGCAAATTGTACACCAGTCAGTCTCATTTAGCGGCTATTTTCCAAGCGATTCCATGCAAAATGTTATTGGTATCGGCGTCACTTGAAATCGTCCGGTCTAAAAATATGATCCAGTCATTATTTGGTATCGAGGACTTTGCCTGGTATTCTTTCATGGAAGATTCGTACACCCAGCAATTTGTCCAAGGGCGGAACCATCAAGTTCGTGGCTATTACCTGAAAGATTTTCTCTCTATCGACAAATACAATGAAGACCAGGCTGCTATGGTGATTGCTGATTTGGTGGAAACCCTATGGACCAATCGCAAAACTATGCGGAAAATCCAAGTCTTCTTCCAGTCTAGGTCTTTGATGCGGGCAACGCAATTTGAAATGAAGCAGCGGATGACTCGGTCTGACTATGGCAACCTGATTGTTCAAAACAATCAACGCAATCTAGACCGGTTAGCCCGTCAGTATGAAGACAGTTCACGAGCCATTTTATTCGCTGTGGCTAGTTTCCAAGAAGGGGTCCATCTCAATGCCAAAACGGACGCCTTTGTCCTAACCAGACTGCCATTTTCAGCGCCAGATACGCCGGATGAATTGGCCAAGCAAGATTATCTAAAATCACTGGGCGATAACTATTTTGATGATGTGGCTTTACCGGATATGTTAATGAATCTAACGCAAATCTTTGGCCGGATGGCCGCGTCGGGTAGCCAAGATGCGATCTTTATCTCACTCGATAAGCGGTTAGAAAAGGCAGCCTATGCTGACCAAATTGCTGATGTGATGCCGGATGCTCTAAACATGCAGACGGTAAAACTTCAGGAATTGAAGCAGATAGATTAA
- a CDS encoding FAD:protein FMN transferase, translating to MKIIEEIVFKAMGTTISLAIVHDKAQVLLTEAKRCLLDYEERFSANDPDSLLMRINAKAGLAPVQVDADLFKLIAIGRDYSLRSDACLNIAIGPLIKLWQVGFKGANLPSEAAIQDRLALTHPADIILDDAKQTVYLAKQGMEIDLGAVAKGYFADLIKDYFLEQGVQSGMINLGGNVLLVGAHLENPGGFWRVGVQDPDQSRNHLRGIIQFQDGSVVTSGIYERHFEYQGKTYHHIFDSQTGYPVDNDLAGLTIISKSSLVGEIYTSLYFNLTSQDLLAKLSVISGVEAVIITRDGEVVLTEGIKPFYTPVNEVESPYY from the coding sequence GTGAAAATAATAGAAGAAATTGTATTTAAAGCCATGGGGACAACCATCAGTCTAGCTATTGTCCATGATAAGGCCCAGGTATTATTAACTGAAGCCAAGCGTTGCCTATTGGATTATGAAGAACGGTTTTCTGCAAATGATCCTGACAGCCTTTTGATGCGGATTAATGCGAAGGCAGGTCTGGCTCCTGTACAAGTAGACGCAGATTTATTCAAATTAATCGCCATTGGCAGAGACTATTCTTTGCGTTCAGACGCTTGTTTGAATATTGCAATCGGACCTTTAATCAAGCTGTGGCAGGTTGGTTTTAAGGGCGCTAATTTACCAAGTGAAGCGGCTATTCAAGACCGGTTAGCCCTTACTCACCCTGCAGACATTATTTTAGATGATGCGAAACAAACAGTTTACTTAGCGAAACAAGGAATGGAAATTGACTTGGGGGCAGTTGCTAAGGGATATTTTGCTGACTTAATCAAAGATTATTTCCTTGAGCAAGGTGTCCAATCAGGCATGATTAACTTGGGCGGGAATGTATTACTAGTCGGCGCACATCTTGAAAATCCTGGTGGTTTTTGGCGAGTAGGGGTCCAAGATCCTGACCAAAGTCGCAACCATTTACGCGGGATTATCCAATTTCAAGATGGGTCGGTGGTGACTTCTGGTATTTATGAGCGGCATTTTGAATACCAAGGCAAAACCTACCACCATATTTTTGATTCGCAAACGGGTTATCCGGTAGACAATGACCTGGCGGGCTTGACCATCATCTCTAAGTCTTCCTTGGTTGGGGAGATTTACACGTCTTTATACTTTAATTTAACCAGTCAAGATTTATTGGCGAAATTATCTGTTATTAGCGGGGTGGAAGCGGTCATTATCACAAGAGACGGGGAAGTTGTATTGACCGAGGGGATTAAACCCTTTTACACACCGGTTAATGAAGTTGAAAGTCCCTATTATTAA
- a CDS encoding DnaD domain protein: MQREYYTVLRNRILESYHRLNISNEEMMLLIHFLTFQQAGEDFPAISLIGRRMNVKDQQLYDMIQSLIERGFLSIPSYKNDQGKSVEYYSLDPLYQKIIQLDKVDESERFKEAKATKEGEVFDMIQVEFGRQLSPIEYQKISDWFKKDDYDPDVVKEALKESVLNNVYSLNYMDRILLNWSKRKQTQANDSAGFSKQKAQTQDLPPVPVTKWLNK, encoded by the coding sequence ATGCAAAGAGAATACTATACAGTCCTACGCAACCGTATTTTAGAATCATACCACCGGTTGAACATCTCAAATGAAGAAATGATGCTTTTAATCCACTTTTTAACTTTCCAACAAGCAGGTGAAGACTTTCCAGCTATTTCCCTGATTGGTCGGCGGATGAATGTAAAAGACCAACAACTTTATGACATGATCCAGTCTTTAATTGAACGAGGCTTTCTAAGTATCCCCTCTTATAAGAATGATCAAGGTAAATCGGTTGAGTATTATTCCTTGGATCCTCTCTACCAAAAAATCATACAATTGGATAAAGTAGACGAAAGTGAACGATTTAAAGAGGCTAAAGCCACTAAAGAGGGCGAAGTGTTCGACATGATTCAAGTCGAGTTTGGTCGTCAATTATCGCCAATTGAATACCAAAAGATTAGTGATTGGTTCAAGAAAGACGATTATGACCCGGACGTCGTCAAGGAAGCCTTGAAGGAATCCGTCTTAAACAATGTCTATTCCTTGAATTATATGGACCGGATCTTATTAAACTGGTCTAAACGTAAACAGACTCAAGCGAATGATTCAGCAGGTTTCAGCAAGCAAAAAGCGCAAACCCAAGACCTCCCACCGGTGCCAGTCACCAAATGGCTAAATAAATAA
- a CDS encoding DUF5590 domain-containing protein yields the protein MKRKLFSILIAVMVIYLVGSTYIYANSQQMVASAEAETTKVAKDAGLTNITDFYVFNKDETYYAVMGENSEGRQVYFAYQPDTDYQKMGFVDEMVNEDNAFSLTRYEMPDVNVRTANLGIENDTFVWEVSFTDSDGRLGYHYINATTGEWYETINDL from the coding sequence ATGAAACGCAAATTATTTTCCATTTTGATCGCCGTAATGGTGATTTATTTGGTAGGGTCCACCTATATTTACGCGAATTCGCAACAAATGGTGGCTAGTGCAGAAGCAGAAACGACGAAAGTCGCAAAGGATGCTGGCTTAACCAATATCACTGATTTTTATGTATTTAACAAAGATGAAACGTATTATGCCGTTATGGGCGAAAACAGTGAAGGGCGCCAAGTTTATTTTGCCTACCAACCCGATACTGATTACCAGAAAATGGGCTTTGTAGATGAGATGGTTAACGAAGATAATGCCTTTTCACTGACAAGATACGAAATGCCTGATGTCAATGTAAGAACAGCCAACCTCGGTATCGAAAACGATACATTCGTGTGGGAAGTTTCATTCACAGATTCAGACGGCCGTCTTGGCTACCATTACATCAATGCAACAACTGGTGAATGGTACGAAACCATCAACGACTTATAG
- a CDS encoding CCA tRNA nucleotidyltransferase — protein MTNSQEFTKAAPIIHTLNEAGYEAYFVGGAVRDLLLNLPIHDVDIATSAYPAEVQALFPRHFDVGLDHGTIMVWFEGETYEITTFRTESTYQDYRRPDKVTFVQNLEEDLLRRDFTINALAMNPDHKIVDYFHGQKDLADQVIRAVGNPHDRFNEDGLRMMRGVRFASQLDFQIEPETLVAIAENAGILVHIAVERIAVEMNKLWIGVNWHKGLDYFLETDLIQYVPYLADYKAVFTDLLGYTSDQVQIPNESFAWALFFWRAFERNGKEDLAAIQQQVRQFTKTWKMSNKAQKDILAYLDILIYRAQAAEWTLVDLYGRERDQLVLVEGFIEAQQAAGQEGFKAVFKQPKVQAVQDLFDQLPIQSLRDLAINGQDIIQEINPENKRAIGQMLQFLEQAVVAQDVVNDRAALLAYLDTHHDQINEI, from the coding sequence ATGACTAATAGCCAAGAATTTACCAAAGCAGCACCTATTATTCATACCCTCAATGAGGCTGGCTACGAGGCTTACTTTGTGGGTGGGGCTGTGCGGGACTTGCTATTAAACTTGCCCATCCATGATGTGGATATTGCCACCTCTGCCTATCCAGCTGAAGTTCAAGCCCTGTTCCCACGTCATTTTGATGTGGGCTTAGATCATGGGACGATTATGGTCTGGTTTGAAGGTGAAACCTATGAAATCACTACCTTTAGAACCGAATCGACCTATCAAGATTACCGTCGCCCGGACAAGGTAACCTTTGTTCAAAACTTAGAAGAAGACCTATTGCGCCGTGACTTTACCATTAATGCCTTGGCCATGAATCCTGACCACAAGATAGTGGATTATTTCCATGGGCAAAAGGATTTAGCAGACCAAGTTATCCGGGCTGTGGGTAATCCACATGACCGCTTTAATGAAGATGGTCTCCGCATGATGCGAGGCGTTCGCTTTGCTAGTCAACTTGACTTTCAAATTGAGCCAGAAACCCTAGTAGCAATCGCTGAAAACGCTGGGATTTTAGTTCATATTGCAGTTGAACGAATTGCGGTTGAAATGAATAAACTGTGGATTGGTGTCAATTGGCACAAAGGATTAGACTATTTTCTTGAAACAGATTTAATTCAGTATGTACCCTATTTAGCGGATTACAAAGCTGTTTTCACAGATTTACTAGGTTATACGAGTGACCAAGTCCAAATCCCAAATGAAAGCTTTGCCTGGGCCTTATTTTTCTGGCGGGCCTTTGAACGAAATGGTAAGGAAGATTTGGCGGCCATTCAACAGCAAGTCCGCCAATTCACCAAGACTTGGAAAATGTCTAACAAAGCCCAAAAGGATATCCTTGCTTACTTAGATATCTTGATTTACCGGGCCCAAGCAGCTGAATGGACCCTAGTTGATTTATACGGCCGTGAACGAGATCAACTTGTCTTAGTGGAAGGTTTTATCGAAGCACAGCAAGCAGCTGGTCAAGAAGGATTTAAAGCTGTTTTCAAACAGCCAAAAGTCCAAGCTGTTCAGGACTTATTTGACCAACTACCGATTCAATCATTACGTGATTTAGCTATCAATGGTCAAGATATTATTCAAGAAATCAATCCAGAAAATAAACGGGCTATAGGCCAAATGCTACAGTTTTTAGAGCAAGCTGTTGTGGCCCAAGATGTGGTGAATGACCGAGCGGCTTTATTGGCTTATCTAGATACCCATCATGATCAAATAAACGAAATTTAA